TAATCGAAGAGGTTCAACTTCGTTTTCGCATTACGTAAACTTCGACATTTCAGCTTACTCGAAAGACGAGTTATACAAATTGAAGGTGCAATTAATCTCAGAGCTTCACAAGATCCGAACTCTATCCAATCGAATCGATAAATCGGGCGAATCGAAGAAACGTCCTTCTCCATTTCCCCAAATTAACCCTAACGGGAAACAACAGCACCTAACGCCACCGCCAGCTCCACCGCAACAACCACCGTATGCAGCGAGTCAAACGGTGATGAAGATGTGTTCGACGGTGTTGAAGAAGCTGTCAAATCAGAAAGCGGGTTCGTGGTTTAATACACCGGTTGATGTTATCGGTATGGGACTACATGATTACCACACGGTTATCGATCGTCCCATGGATCTCGGGACGATCCGAAAGAAGATGGATAAAGGAACTTATATCACGCCGGAGGAATTCGCTGTTGACGTCAGGCTGACGTTTAACAATGCACTTAGGTATAACCCTAAGGGACATGAGGTTAATACGCTTGCTGGACAGTATTTGGCGTTGTTTGAGCAGTGGTCTAAGCCGATTTTCGCTAAATTTAATGCCGAAAAACAGCTGCATTTCCAGCAATTGGATGGAAACAAGAGGGTTCCGCCACCGCCACCGCTACAACAACCGCAACCGGTGCCAGTGCCGGTGGCGAAACCAGTGAGGGAGAATGTGAATTTGGCGGTTGTTGAGGATGAAGTTCAAGAGAGTTCTTGGAGTAAAATCCAGTCTCCTGAGCCGCCGCCGCCTCCAAAGGTTTTAAACGCTGTGAAGAAGCCACCAGAGTCGAAACCAAAGCCGGAAGCTCGAACCCCACAGCCAGAAATAGCGCCAGTGGTTATGCCGGCAGTGGTGGAGAGAAGCGGAGGAAGAGGAAGGCCGCCTGAAGGAAAGTTACCGAAGCCGAAAGCGAAGGATCCGGATAAGAGGGCAATGAGTATGGAGGAGAAGCAGAAGTTGGGTAATGGGTTACAGAATTTACCAGAGGAGAAAATGTCGCAAGTTGTGAATATTATTAGGAAGAGGAATGGGCCTTTGGATCAAGATGGGGACGAGATTGAGCTCGATATTGAGGCGGTTGATACCGAGACTTTATGGGAGTTGGATCGGTTTGTGACGAATTATAAGAAGATGGTTAGTAAGATTAAGAGGCAGGCTTTGATGGGTGGTCCTTTGGGGAACAATGTAGGTCATAGTGATGATACTAATCAGGTATGGAACTGTGAAATCTTAGTTTAATCGGGTTTTTGTTTTGGTACATTGTTGAATTTGATTGATATTTGTCGAATTTCGTAAATTGTATGATTAATTGAATGTGTGTTGCTTGATGATGGTATTTGCAGGGTGGTATGAGTGATAAGATGGTTGAAATGTCTTCGAAAGCGAAAAAGGGAGGTGGAGATGTTGGGGAGGAGGATGTTGATATTGGGGATGAAATGCCGGTGAACAATTTTCCGCCATTGGAGATTGATAAGGATGATGATAGGCAACATGTTGGTGGCGGTGCtggtggtggaggtggaggtgctAGCTCTAGTTCTAGTGGTTCTAGCAGTGATGATTCCTCGTCTAGTGGTATATACTCGTGTTAAAACTCGATCATCTTTCACTGACGTCAACTAGTTTAGCTCGTAAATTCATTATGATGGTTGTCCTCTTTGATATGGAAATAAGGAATGACTGATTGTTGGTCTCATTTTACAGGTTCAGATTCAGGTTCATCTTCGGGCAGTGATTCGGATGTCGATGATGCCCAATCGCGAGACAAAGAATCCAAAAACTTTCAGAGCTGAATTTAATTGCAGTAAAGGATCTTTCGAGGTAGTTTGGGATAGAATTGGCATCATTTTGGGGTTGTTTTTGTAGCTCCCTTGTTACTTGGTGAAAAAACAGTGTGGCTTGTTGTTTGTTGGAAACCTTCACCACTGAAATGTGCCTATTTTGCTTAGGGTTGTAGACTTGTGTACAGATGAGAAAATGAAGATGATTCTCTCAATGGTTCGCTTTTTGTTGGTTTCTCGTGTGGGCGAGCGATAAATGTGAGAATGAAGAAATCAGATGTTTTTGAGGAAAGGAAAAGCTTGAAGAACTGTAATGTAAAGatggtggtgatggtgatggtgacggGTGACGAACAGAAACAAAGGAGTTTGTAGGGTAGAAAGTAGAAAGTAAGTAAGGTTGTAGATCAGTGAAGAAATGTTAGATGAAAATGAAGTTGAACAAGGAGGGAGCTGTTACTGTTAGGTGTAGTTAAAATCTGAGTAGGATTTATTTTCTTTGATTTGTGGAAGATTTCTATTAGAAATGGTTAGAAGAAATTGGGGAAAGTTGGGGGATACTTTGTACACATGACAACACCTTTCTCCTTAATACAAGAGGAAGATTTTAATTCCGAATCAGATGTTGGCCGTTCCGTCCCTCTTTATCGTTTGCCCCAAAAGGCGCTCTCTTTTTTGCTTTGTTCGTTTTACACCAATATATACAAGTAATGTTTGTTGCGATTTTCTTTGTACTTGTCATTGTGAGGCGTAGGGACTAGGATTAAAATCGAAAGTGACCGACTGTGAGGCTAAAAGCAGTTATTGAATGATGAAGAGGTTGAGGAAGTCGCATTGTTTTTATGTGGTGTCGAACATGTTACCCTTATGCAACTTCGTTTGTTTGCTTAGCTGCTTGATTTGCTGGTCCAGCTAGGTCTGTGCTTTTTTTTAGTTATATACTGTAGTAATACTATGACATGATCTGCCATATAAATTATGAATATCCATTTGACATTGAGAAATGCTCTGTACTGCCTAATCGGTCAATCCCCTTGGCATGTTCATGAATGGTTTGATCTGATTTATTTGGCGGTCAATGTAGCCGTTCAATACTAAGATCCGATGGGAGTGGATTCAAGgtaaaataagaatgaaaacgagGATGAAGAAGAGAAGTACTCCGTCTATGAGTATATGACAATTAAAACAATAACGGTTGTAGTCAGTTTACTGCATTTCTGAATGTTACATCTAACTAACTATGGGGAACTGGGGAAGTAGATTGTATAGCAGCAATTCTTACATTTTTCAACTACAGGTCGGGAGGGGAATAATTATCGAACAAATCTGTTAGTTTATGATATTGTAAGATGGAATGAGATGCTTTGAACTTAAAGACAAACATAAGCCGTGTCTACTTATATCTTGTAGCACAAATTTGAACCCAGGTTAAGCGTGGGTGCCTGGGTTCGAATGTGGACATGGGAGATCCACGTCTGAGCGTAGTTTTAGATGTGAGAGATCTACACCAGCATATACGGAGTATGTTTTTTTTCTTTATAATTTTACTGACACGTGAATTTGTTAAAATAGTTGTTtagatataattattctatgtaatttaaatttaattttttaataTGCCAATATGTTTATAttgataaaaataaaaagaatacTTGTTACCACTATAAAATATCAAAAATATAATTGAGCCTGTAAATAAAACTAGTACGGAATACTTTGTATATGGGACTTGTTAGCTGAGCTAATAGGTTTGTTAATCCCAATTGCTAAAGGTCGTCGATACATTACTTCGAATCGTTGACAAATTTAATGAACTTTGGGCAGGGCAGTTCATTAATAGAGTCACAAGCTCGGCATATTTCACCTTCATAGCGAGGGCTAGGATGTGACGGAGTCATTGGTGGGGAGACCCTGATGCTTATTGCCCGCCTCGCTCTTGTGACATGCTATGTTTTCTCTAGTTTGTGGATCACGGTCGCACACACTAATCCCTAATCCCTACAGGTGCTCGTAGTAGGACGACCGCCCTACCTAAAGCAATCATCATATCGGTCCCTAAGCCTCGTTGCTGGAAAGGCTCGGCTTCGAAACCGTACGTGGAGCTTCCGCCTCATACGACTCCTCTAGGGATGGAAGTAAAAATACCCAAGCCCAAGCTTGTGCGGTTAAGGTTGTTGTACACGAAAATATAATAAAGACTGTGACAAcacaaaaagagaaaaaaaaaaaaaaaaaaaaaaagagagaaggtCAAGGACCAAGGGTGCGATGTGAGAAGCGTAGGTCGAAGTAGCAGGAGTATGCGACAAGCCGACAAGCAGTTGCATCCATGATCGGTGTGGGAGATCTTTTGTAACTAGATGAATTCTAAGTCCTGGAATCCTCGCGAATAAAGCGTGTGTGCCACTAGTGCCCAGTCTTCGAAAAGGCAGAATGCTGTTATAGAATCCTTGGAATAGACCAGATACCGCGGGGTGATAATAAGGCGTTCTTTATCTAAATTAGTAAGGATAGCTGGGCTAACTTTCCTAGTCTTTCTTAAGCGTTGGTTTTGCTTCGACTTCAATACATTCTAGTGGGCTTCTTTTTCTAGGGCTAGAAATGGAAGGGAGACGTTTTAGCCTTAGCGGAGTTACTTCTAAATTTTTGGGTGATTCATTAAAATTATCGACgatttaaaatataatttgtcAACGACATTTAGGAGCATCCACATCAATACTTCTAGGCTGCACAATTGAGTTGCATGCCAAACACAACACTTTCTAATTTTTGAGCCCTGGCTTGGCCCATACCAAGATCCAAGGGGATATAAGTTTTTTTTTGAGAAACAAGGGGATCTAATATTTGGGTAAGCCTGTAAAATCATCACTCCCAGTCTCCCAGCCTGTAATATTTGGCTTTAAAGGcataaattcttatttaagacataAAGCTGGTTAAATAGGATAAACAACAAAGTATATTGTGATTTAGGAATGATAAAAAGCTTGTATCGTCTAATAATA
The Silene latifolia isolate original U9 population chromosome 11, ASM4854445v1, whole genome shotgun sequence genome window above contains:
- the LOC141611380 gene encoding transcription factor GTE7-like gives rise to the protein MAKSPFFSNPNPNPSQNNNHHNNSSSRKQFTHQINNNGDHELNPNDTMSFNRRGSTSFSHYVNFDISAYSKDELYKLKVQLISELHKIRTLSNRIDKSGESKKRPSPFPQINPNGKQQHLTPPPAPPQQPPYAASQTVMKMCSTVLKKLSNQKAGSWFNTPVDVIGMGLHDYHTVIDRPMDLGTIRKKMDKGTYITPEEFAVDVRLTFNNALRYNPKGHEVNTLAGQYLALFEQWSKPIFAKFNAEKQLHFQQLDGNKRVPPPPPLQQPQPVPVPVAKPVRENVNLAVVEDEVQESSWSKIQSPEPPPPPKVLNAVKKPPESKPKPEARTPQPEIAPVVMPAVVERSGGRGRPPEGKLPKPKAKDPDKRAMSMEEKQKLGNGLQNLPEEKMSQVVNIIRKRNGPLDQDGDEIELDIEAVDTETLWELDRFVTNYKKMVSKIKRQALMGGPLGNNVGHSDDTNQGGMSDKMVEMSSKAKKGGGDVGEEDVDIGDEMPVNNFPPLEIDKDDDRQHVGGGAGGGGGGASSSSSGSSSDDSSSSGSDSGSSSGSDSDVDDAQSRDKESKNFQS